In Methanobrevibacter sp., the following proteins share a genomic window:
- a CDS encoding phosphate uptake regulator PhoU, protein MNEKSPSITFQNRINNIKEGYEELGNLTIKLTGTVVRLLENYDETDFENIEECSTTIDIKTIDLERECIKFMATEQPLAKDLMFIESTLRVISHFKRISHICLKIAKLIKNIQCADIPEKILKELEYMGDYTLIILKKSFFVFSNQDLDKAKELPIDDDRIDEMYDSILNEVTENMIKNNELIPYFVDVIFLARYFERIADKSVSIGSRTIFMLTLRRPSIDD, encoded by the coding sequence ATGAATGAAAAATCTCCAAGCATCACATTTCAAAATAGAATTAACAATATTAAAGAAGGTTATGAAGAATTAGGAAATTTAACCATTAAATTAACTGGAACTGTTGTCAGATTGCTTGAAAACTATGATGAAACAGATTTTGAAAATATTGAAGAATGTTCTACTACAATAGATATTAAAACAATTGATTTAGAAAGAGAATGTATTAAATTCATGGCTACAGAACAGCCCTTAGCTAAGGATTTGATGTTTATCGAATCAACACTTCGGGTAATAAGCCATTTTAAAAGAATTTCTCATATATGTTTAAAAATTGCTAAATTAATTAAAAACATTCAATGTGCAGACATTCCTGAAAAAATTCTTAAAGAATTGGAGTATATGGGAGATTATACCTTGATTATATTAAAAAAATCGTTCTTTGTATTTTCAAATCAGGATTTGGATAAAGCAAAAGAATTACCTATTGATGATGATAGAATCGATGAGATGTATGACTCAATTTTAAATGAAGTTACCGAAAATATGATTAAAAATAATGAGTTGATTCCCTATTTTGTTGATGTTATTTTTCTGGCCAGATACTTTGAGAGAATTGCAGATAAATCAGTTAGCATAGGATCTAGAACAATATTCATGTTAACATTGAGAAGACCAAGTATTGATGATTGA
- the pstB gene encoding phosphate ABC transporter ATP-binding protein PstB, with product MEKITVEHLNTYFGDAHILKDINFKVAENTVTALIGPSGCGKSTFLRSINRMNDLIPAFKCDGTLLLDDEDVYAPEMDVVDLRRKVGMVFQKPNPFPKSIFENVAYGLRIHGEEDEDFIKQRVEESLKSAAIWDEVKDKLDKSAMGLSGGQQQRLCIARTIANNPEVILMDEPCSALDPISTLKIEDLIHELKKGYTIIIVTHNMQQASRVSDYTSFFLNGEIIESGRTEQIFVSPKEQKTEEYITGRFG from the coding sequence ATGGAAAAAATTACTGTTGAGCATTTAAATACTTATTTCGGAGATGCTCATATTCTTAAAGACATAAATTTTAAAGTAGCTGAAAACACAGTCACTGCATTAATCGGTCCATCAGGTTGTGGCAAATCAACTTTTTTAAGGTCAATTAATAGGATGAATGATTTAATACCAGCATTTAAATGTGATGGAACTCTCCTTCTTGATGATGAAGATGTTTATGCTCCTGAAATGGATGTTGTGGATTTGAGAAGAAAAGTAGGAATGGTTTTTCAAAAACCCAATCCTTTTCCAAAATCCATTTTTGAAAATGTAGCTTATGGTTTAAGAATTCATGGAGAAGAAGATGAAGATTTTATAAAACAAAGAGTTGAGGAAAGTTTAAAATCAGCAGCAATTTGGGATGAAGTTAAAGATAAACTTGATAAATCCGCAATGGGATTATCTGGAGGTCAACAACAAAGATTATGTATTGCAAGGACGATAGCCAATAATCCTGAAGTTATTTTAATGGATGAACCCTGTTCTGCTCTAGATCCAATTTCAACATTAAAAATTGAGGATTTGATTCATGAACTTAAAAAAGGTTACACAATCATTATTGTAACGCATAATATGCAACAGGCATCAAGAGTTTCAGATTACACTTCCTTTTTCTTAAATGGAGAGATTATTGAAAGTGGAAGGACAGAACAGATATTTGTAAGTCCAAAAGAACAAAAAACAGAAGAATATATAACCGGAAGGTTCGGATAA
- the pstA gene encoding phosphate ABC transporter permease PstA gives MNFNFISAKISQKIMNSIFLLSGIITLTILVIILAYILIKGLPVINLEFIFGQVENQGASGGIFPIIVSSLYVTLLSVLISTPLGVGAAIYMVEYANDGKLTRIIRFGAEILASIPSIVYGLFGLSFFVIFLNLGWSIFSASLVLAIMGIPTIFQVSEVSIRSVPSIYTEGSYGLGATKWQTIYKVVLPAALSGIVTGIILGMTRAISEAAAVMYAVGSSITMPISILDPGRPLPLHLYILATEGISLPNAFGTAAVLVIIVLIITFLTNYFTERYQNKMMGK, from the coding sequence ATGAATTTTAATTTTATATCTGCAAAAATTTCTCAAAAAATAATGAATTCAATATTTCTACTTTCAGGAATTATTACATTAACAATTCTGGTAATTATTTTAGCATATATTTTAATTAAGGGCCTTCCGGTAATAAATTTAGAATTTATTTTCGGTCAAGTTGAAAATCAGGGTGCATCAGGCGGGATATTTCCAATAATCGTATCAAGTTTATATGTAACTTTGCTTTCAGTTTTAATATCCACTCCATTGGGAGTAGGTGCTGCTATTTATATGGTGGAATATGCAAATGATGGAAAATTAACTAGGATAATACGTTTTGGAGCCGAAATATTAGCTTCAATTCCTTCAATAGTGTATGGTTTGTTTGGATTATCTTTTTTTGTCATATTTTTAAATTTGGGATGGTCCATATTTTCAGCCAGTTTAGTTTTAGCTATTATGGGGATTCCAACAATATTTCAAGTTTCAGAAGTATCTATACGCTCAGTGCCAAGCATATATACAGAAGGAAGTTATGGATTGGGCGCTACAAAATGGCAGACCATTTATAAAGTTGTCCTGCCTGCAGCACTTTCCGGAATTGTCACTGGAATTATATTGGGAATGACAAGAGCAATTTCTGAAGCAGCCGCTGTAATGTATGCTGTAGGCTCATCCATTACCATGCCAATTTCAATACTCGATCCGGGTAGGCCATTGCCGCTTCATTTGTATATTTTAGCAACTGAAGGCATTTCTTTACCTAATGCCTTTGGAACTGCAGCCGTTCTAGTGATTATTGTATTGATTATTACATTTTTAACTAATTATTTCACAGAAAGATATCAAAATAAAATGATGGGAAAATAA
- the pstC gene encoding phosphate ABC transporter permease subunit PstC, producing the protein MSKLTSETIIEKSLFIIALFSCLVILLIISFIFIEAFPAIQEYGIAQFLFGNIWAPNEGQFGVFAMIIGSLYVTFIALLMSVPLSLSCAIFMAEVASSKVRKFLKPVIQTLSGIPSVVYGFFGLILLVPFIRSQFGGTGFGILTAAIILSIMILPTIISVSYDSLRAVPQDYKEASLGLGATNWQTIRRVVFPSALPGIITSIILGMGRAVGETLAVLMVIGNVAKIPASILSPARTLTSNIALEMNYAIGIHYNALFATAVVLFIVIISLLIIANHIQRKYSMDIGGGTL; encoded by the coding sequence ATGTCTAAACTTACATCTGAAACAATAATAGAGAAATCATTGTTTATTATTGCATTATTCTCTTGTTTGGTGATTTTACTTATAATAAGTTTTATATTTATCGAGGCTTTCCCTGCAATACAGGAATATGGAATCGCCCAATTTTTATTTGGAAATATCTGGGCGCCAAATGAAGGGCAATTTGGTGTTTTTGCAATGATAATTGGATCATTATATGTTACATTCATTGCACTTTTAATGTCAGTTCCTTTATCTCTTTCATGCGCAATATTTATGGCAGAAGTTGCAAGCAGTAAAGTTAGAAAGTTTTTAAAACCCGTTATTCAAACATTATCTGGAATCCCTTCTGTTGTTTATGGATTTTTTGGTCTAATTTTATTAGTCCCATTTATAAGATCTCAATTTGGGGGAACTGGCTTCGGCATACTTACTGCAGCAATCATATTGTCCATCATGATTTTGCCGACTATAATTTCGGTTTCTTATGATTCATTAAGAGCAGTTCCGCAGGACTACAAAGAAGCATCTTTAGGTTTAGGAGCAACAAACTGGCAAACAATTCGTAGAGTTGTTTTTCCATCAGCACTGCCGGGCATTATTACCTCAATTATTTTAGGAATGGGCAGGGCTGTGGGTGAAACATTGGCTGTACTAATGGTCATAGGCAATGTTGCAAAAATACCAGCATCGATTTTAAGTCCTGCTAGAACTTTGACCTCAAATATCGCATTGGAAATGAATTATGCAATCGGCATTCATTATAATGCTTTATTTGCTACTGCAGTCGTGCTGTTTATAGTAATTATTTCATTGTTAATTATTGCAAATCATATTCAAAGGAAATACAGTATGGATATTGGTGGAGGAACATTATGA